A window of the Garra rufa chromosome 10, GarRuf1.0, whole genome shotgun sequence genome harbors these coding sequences:
- the LOC141343553 gene encoding stonustoxin subunit beta-like, with translation MITYTYTVQSYPDHPDRFDHWSQVLCRESVSGRCYWELEWSAGQNGCVYISVSYKSISRKGQGNECLFGRNNQSWSLRCSPSRYSFWHNNIETVLPVKSVSSRIGVFVDHSAGTLSFYSVSDTMSLIHTVHTTFTQPLYPGFLVYIGSSVKLC, from the coding sequence ATGATTACATATACTTACACAGTCCagtcgtatcctgatcatccagacagatttgatcattggtctcaggtgttgtgtagagagagtgtgagtggacgctgttactgggagctggAGTGGAGTGCTGGTCAAAATGGCTGTGTGTATatttcagtgtcatataagagcatcagcaggaagggacagGGTAATGAGTGTTTGTTTGGACGTAAtaatcagtcctggagtttgcgCTGCTCTCCCTCCAGATACTCATTCTGGCACAATAACATAGAGACTGTTCTCCCTGTAAAGTCCGtcagcagtagaataggagtgtttgtggatcacagtgcaggaactctgtccttctacagcgtctctgacacaatgagcctcatccacacagtccacaccacattcactcagccgctctatcctgggtttttgGTCTATATTGGatcatcagtgaaactgtgttga